The region TTAACTTTAGCATTGATTGTCGAGATGAAATGATGAACAACATTGATGTTGCGCTGTTGAAGACCATCCCGGAAGTCTGCCCGGCATTTCAGGCGCGCGCTACCGCCAGGGCTATTACGCGCTATTACAATGCCTGCTTCAGACCGTTTGAGCTGACCGCCGAGCAGTTCAGCCTTTTGGTTGGCATCGGGGGTTCCCCAAATGAAACCGTTGCGGTACTCGCCGCCAGAGCCGGGGTGGATGCGACCACGCTGAGTCGAAATATCCGCAGTCTGGAATCGCGCGGCATTATCGACTCGGCTGGAGGCCGTGGACGTGCAGGGAAACGACTCATCCTGACAGCTGAGGGCTGGCGTCTGCTCGAGGAGCTCATCCCGGTCTGGCAATCCGCTAAACAAGAATTGTCCCATCTTGTGGGCAGCGAGCAGCTCTTCCTGACGACGGAAATGATGAAACGCCTGGCTAAAATCAGCACAGCTTTATGAATATCTCCGCGTCACCGTTCGTTTCCGGCTAAACGGCAAAGCCTAAACCGGGCGTAACGCCCGGTTTAGGCTTTATATTGCGTGACAGCTGACGGACGCGATAATTTTATTCCCGCCCATATTCCCCATAATCATATCGAGTAATTTTCGGTATTCCTCCCGGGTCATCACCTCCGCGCGAATTTCAGTTTTACCTTCTGCTTGCGCAGTAGCGGAATAAATCGCTTTCAGACTTAACGTCAACTCTTTCGCCATGTTTACGACGCTTTGCCGCACCGCATCTTCATGCTCATCATTACAGGTGATTTTAAGGACATAGCATTTTTCGCCTTCATGAAGCACGGGCAGTTGATTAATTCGCTGCGCGGCTTCGCGAAGCAATATGTTAGCGCAGAGAATAATTAGGCTGGCCATGGCGGCATTCCAGAACTGGCCTAATCCGCACAGTACGCCAATTCCGGCCGAGCACCACAGCGTTGCGGCGGTATTCAAACCACGAATATTCATTCCTTCACGCATAATGACGCCTGCGCCAAGAAAGCCGATTCCGGAGACGATCTGCGCTGCGATTCGCCCCGGGCTATCAGGAGAAGTCGATACCGAACTTAGAATGAACACTGCCGCACCCGTGGCAACCAGTGCATTGGTACGAAGCCCGGCCATACGCTGGCGCCACTGTCTTTCCGCGCCAATAATTGCGCCCAGCAGCATCGCTGCGAGCAGATGAGAGATATAAGGGAACATCAGCCTGTCGCCTGTTAACGTTATTAAATAATAAGCGTCAGTGCTTTGCTAAGCACATCATAACGCCGTTTAAATGCTAAGCGTGTCAGGACAACGGTGGCGGAAAGAGTGAATGAGTAAACATGAACATGCGATTCCCCACAAATTGAGTGGTTCTTACTGTGTCGGGATACAATCGCTTAAAGAGGATTGCTGCCCACCGTTCCAGGTAAGCAGCGAGAAAATCGCGCTAGCTTACCTTCGTATCGACGATAAAATAACTTTCCAACGAAGGACTCCTGTGAAAATTTATTGCCAGTATAGTCAGGGGCGATAATGAGTAAAGCGAAAAAACAGACCCCGTTATGAATTGTTTAAGTTCGGAAAGCATGTTTTTTTAAGACGTCATCTGATTTTCAAAAATACCCGGTATACTACATTTTCTTTTTTACAGGCGATAACAGACAAAGGCAGGAAGTATGTCTCTTCGTTCGCTGCGGGCATTGTGCCTGACAAGTTTTTTCATTGCGGATGTCCGCGATGGCCTCGGTCCTTTTCTCGGTATTTTTCTGACCGAACGCCACTGGACCCCCGATGATATCGGCATCCTGATGACGGCCGGTGGGCTGGCGGGACTACTCGCTACGTTGCCGGCGGGATTCATCACCGACACCTCGCGCAGCAAGCGGACCGTGCTGGCGCTGGTGTGCCTGCTCATCACCCTTAGCACGCTCCTGCTCTGGTTTAGCCAGCAGAGCGGCATTGTCGCTGTTTCGCAAATCGTCACCGGTATCTGTGCGGCGTTTGTCGGTCCGCTGATCGCCGGAATTACCCTGGGGCTGACCGGTCAGGGCGGGTTCAGCGCGCAGATGGGCAAAAATGAGGCGTTCAATCACGGCGGCAACTTTGTTACCGCACTGATTGCAGGCGGCATTGCGTGGTACTGGGGCGTCGGCGGGATTTTCCTGCTGGTGACCTGTACCACGCTGTTAACGCTCTGCGCGCTGCTTGCCATTCGCAACGGGGATATCGACAACGACGCGGCGCGCGGGCTGTCCTCTTCAGCGAGCCTGCCGGTTCCCGGATTTGCCGTGCTGATAAAAAACCGGGCGCTGTTCGTGACCGGACTGACGCTGCTGCTGTTTCACCTGGCGAACGCCGCGCTGCTGCCGATGCTGAGCATGAGGGTGGCCGCGGCGCCCGCCTCGATAAACCCCGGTTTGTACGCGGCGGGCACCGTTATCATCTCCCAGGCCGTGATGATCCCCGTCGCCATCTGGGTCGCTAACCGAATAGACCGCTACGGCTACTGGCGCTTAATTATGCTGGCGCTGCTGGTGATGCCGGTGCGCGCGGCGCTGGCGGCGTCTACGGACGCGCCGCTCATGATGATCCCGGTACAAATCCTCGACGGGCTGGCCGCAGGGATTCTGGGCGTCGCGGTACCGTCGTTTATCGTGGTGCTGTTGCGCGGGAGCGGGCACGTCAATGCCGGGCAGAGCGTGGTGATGCTGATGCAGGGGGTTGGGGCATCCATGAGCCCGGCGTTAACCGGCACGATTGCGGGTCATTACTCATTTGCCACAGCATTCAGCGTCCTGAGCGCGATTGCGCTGGTGGCCGTACTGCTATGGTGGTGCTTTGCGCACCGGACCTGGGAAACAGACAGTACGCCGGGTGGGGCATAGACGCCACCCGGCGTCACGCTTACGCCAGTTCGTTAGGGCACGCTTCGCCCTTTTCCAGCTGCTGCAGGTTACCCAGCGTGGTTTCCGAAATGCTGATCAGCGCTTCGGCAGTCAGAAACGCCTGGTGTCCGGTAAACAGCACGTTATGACAGGCAGACAGGCGGCGGAACACGTCGTCCTGGATCACATCATTCGACTTGTCTTCAAAGAACAGATCGCGTTCGTTCTCGTACACGTCCATTCCCAGCGCGCCAATTTTCTGGGTTTTCAGCGCTTCGATAGCGGCCTGAGAGTCAACCAGCCCACCGCGGCTGGTGTTGATGATCATAACGCCATCTTTCATCTGGTCAAACGCCGCCTGGTTGAGCAGGTGGTAGTTCTCCGGCGTCAGCGGGCAGTGCAGGGAGATCACGTCAGACTGCGAGAACAGGGT is a window of Enterobacter cloacae complex sp. ECNIH7 DNA encoding:
- a CDS encoding MarR family winged helix-turn-helix transcriptional regulator, which gives rise to MMNNIDVALLKTIPEVCPAFQARATARAITRYYNACFRPFELTAEQFSLLVGIGGSPNETVAVLAARAGVDATTLSRNIRSLESRGIIDSAGGRGRAGKRLILTAEGWRLLEELIPVWQSAKQELSHLVGSEQLFLTTEMMKRLAKISTAL
- a CDS encoding MgtC family protein → MFPYISHLLAAMLLGAIIGAERQWRQRMAGLRTNALVATGAAVFILSSVSTSPDSPGRIAAQIVSGIGFLGAGVIMREGMNIRGLNTAATLWCSAGIGVLCGLGQFWNAAMASLIILCANILLREAAQRINQLPVLHEGEKCYVLKITCNDEHEDAVRQSVVNMAKELTLSLKAIYSATAQAEGKTEIRAEVMTREEYRKLLDMIMGNMGGNKIIASVSCHAI
- a CDS encoding MFS transporter, with amino-acid sequence MSLRSLRALCLTSFFIADVRDGLGPFLGIFLTERHWTPDDIGILMTAGGLAGLLATLPAGFITDTSRSKRTVLALVCLLITLSTLLLWFSQQSGIVAVSQIVTGICAAFVGPLIAGITLGLTGQGGFSAQMGKNEAFNHGGNFVTALIAGGIAWYWGVGGIFLLVTCTTLLTLCALLAIRNGDIDNDAARGLSSSASLPVPGFAVLIKNRALFVTGLTLLLFHLANAALLPMLSMRVAAAPASINPGLYAAGTVIISQAVMIPVAIWVANRIDRYGYWRLIMLALLVMPVRAALAASTDAPLMMIPVQILDGLAAGILGVAVPSFIVVLLRGSGHVNAGQSVVMLMQGVGASMSPALTGTIAGHYSFATAFSVLSAIALVAVLLWWCFAHRTWETDSTPGGA